Part of the Pangasianodon hypophthalmus isolate fPanHyp1 chromosome 9, fPanHyp1.pri, whole genome shotgun sequence genome is shown below.
TCTAATTAATGTGCAGTGTTTCATAGTTGAGTGCAATGATTTTCAGTGTAATGTAATACAGATATGTACAGATGTATGTAGACAGTACAAAtagttatatttttttctgtttttgtgtttatttattatatatttttttaaaccaaataaccgttgtctttttttctcccaacaGAGCAATACAAGCACCACTGGTTTCCGGATCGGCCGTGTAAGGGTTCAGGCTACCGCTGCATCCGCATTAACCACAAGATGGACCCACTGGTGGGTCGGGCAGGCCAGCGCATCGGCCTCAGTACGCAGCAGCTCTACCTGCTGCTGCCCAGCGAGCTCACTCTTTGGGTCGACCCGTTTGAGGTGTCATACCGCATCGGCGAGGACGGCTCCATCTGCGTTCTTTACGAATCACAGCCCAACCCCAGCGCGAACGCAAACGCCAGCATCAACGCTTCCACTGGAACCAGCAGCTCCGCCTCATCCGTGTCATCCATGCTGGATAGTCACATCAGCTGCAAGGAAGAACTGCTGGTGCTAGGTCGAACCAGCCCGGCTAAGCCCTACATGATGACCGTGTCCAGT
Proteins encoded:
- the btg1 gene encoding protein BTG1 yields the protein MHPLCARGTMKHEISAAVGFLSRFLRVKGLVNDRQLQTFSQILQDMMAEQYKHHWFPDRPCKGSGYRCIRINHKMDPLVGRAGQRIGLSTQQLYLLLPSELTLWVDPFEVSYRIGEDGSICVLYESQPNPSANANASINASTGTSSSASSVSSMLDSHISCKEELLVLGRTSPAKPYMMTVSS